A window of the Trichoderma asperellum chromosome 6, complete sequence genome harbors these coding sequences:
- a CDS encoding uncharacterized protein (EggNog:ENOG41): protein MADTYINIDPDGDTLIILPLVQPASETDDAAWERSSLFNDNNDMDGRSSHSDEDEMRGNSSLSSDDGMEDEPSFPEYMPPETLSCYGQESSEIASVIASVSQVFQDNTKSKDTYYFKVSMKQLSLASPRAKAILLGPYRESIPTADVLRHWEFEPIFDPEAFKIVMSILHAQFHNVLDEVSLEMLSKIAVIVDDLSCRDSVHHFAKLWLKELDSAAASSHDGIYYARKSFYAMGVQPGGKI, encoded by the exons atggctgataCATACATCAATATCGATCCAGATGGCGATACGCTAATAATCCTGCCACTCGTCCAGCCAGCTAGTGAGACTGACGATGCAGCATGGGAAAGATCGTCTCTTTTTAATGATAACAATGATATGGACGGTCGCTCTTCTCATtccgatgaagatgaaatgcGCGGCAATTCTTCTCTTAGTAGCGATGATGGTATGGAAGATGAGCCTTCTTTTCCCGAATATATGCCTCCAGAGACGCTTTCATGTTACG GCCAAGAATCATCGGAGATAGCATCAGTGATAGCATCAGTGAGCCAAGTTTTCCAAGATAACACCAAATCTAAAGATACATACTACTTTAAAGTCTCCATGAAGCAACTCTCGCTGGCTTCTCCTCGTGCGAAAGCTATATTGCTAGGGCCATATAGAGAGTCTATACCGACAGCCGATGTCCTCCGCCACTGGGAGTTTGAGCCCATATTCGATCCAGAAGCTTTCAAGATTGTGATGAGCATCCTCCATGCACAGTTTCACAACGTCCTTGATGAGGTATCTTTAGAGATGCTATCAAAAATTGCTGTTATTGTTGATGATTTAAGTTGTCGAGATTCTGTCCATCATTTCGCTAAACTTTGGCTTAAAGAGCTCGAtagcgcagcagcttcatctcACGATGGTATTTATTATGCCCGCAAAAGTTTTTACGCTATGGGTGTTCAGCCTGGAGGAAAGATTTAG